From the genome of Vicia villosa cultivar HV-30 ecotype Madison, WI linkage group LG2, Vvil1.0, whole genome shotgun sequence, one region includes:
- the LOC131646057 gene encoding GCN5-related N-acetyltransferase 1, chloroplastic — protein MLLRGNISAPLSPSLQLNLKTRTPHRNITVSSRSSLDYPLSISDEALESRGFILRRTAEGLNLEALNKVFVAVGFPRRDPEKIRVALEHTDSMVWVEQRKSQKAVAFARATGDGVFNAIIWDVVVDPSFQGIGLGKAVVERLIEDLVGRGISNIALYSEPRVLGFYRPLGFVSDPDGIRGMVYSRKQKRK, from the coding sequence ATGCTCCTACGCGGCAACATCTCCGCTCCTCTCTCGCCCTCTCTACAACTCAACCTTAAAACACGAACTCCCCATCGAAACATCACCGTTTCATCCCGGTCAAGCCTAGACTATCCACTATCTATATCCGACGAGGCACTAGAGTCTCGGGGTTTCATTCTACGTCGAACCGCGGAGGGGCTAAACCTGGAAGCGTTGAACAAAGTATTCGTAGCGGTGGGGTTTCCCAGACGCGACCCGGAGAAGATACGAGTGGCGCTTGAGCACACGGATTCGATGGTGTGGGTGGAGCAGAGAAAGTCGCAGAAAGCAGTTGCGTTTGCGAGAGCTACAGGGGATGGTGTTTTCAATGCGATtatttgggatgttgttgttgatcCTTCGTTTCAAGGGATTGGGCTTGGGAAAGCTGTTGTGGAGAGGCTTATTGAGGATCTAGTGGGGAGAGGGATTTCGAATATTGCTTTGTATTCTGAGCCTCGTGTTCTTGGGTTTTATCGGCCTTTGGGGTTTGTTTCTGATCCCGATGGGATTAGAGGAATGGTTTACTctagaaaacaaaagagaaaatag